The Lucilia cuprina isolate Lc7/37 chromosome 5, ASM2204524v1, whole genome shotgun sequence genome includes a window with the following:
- the LOC111676591 gene encoding uncharacterized protein LOC111676591 isoform X1 → MKFIVSIMLLIAAGTAIASTHVNVSFSQHSSSGSTELRNDHVQLKPSDSFEQFNNNDQNGRFARIQVDDKTAKVNIKSNPEEVSNAKANHESTADYRSEHAQNEGASGYFRAQEHNQQRGFYISNHANSNGQFRNVSPQDKQNMEFERYIQNYHSGPTVETVYESGKPEMQHTLSTSGDHEGKQRVSKFERLVAPSTKPESVQSASDDIKPIVNHQPVTSSHTASVSSSSSSTSPSLSPSVPSVAVSSTNGNSFKVNLNQKPSLVGKDGFNFDLSYNKPNYNDPNFKYNEGNSDAHFYNQFPPTVEEPQGSYGQYYGNIYNRQQVSDGYNPVEQRPVVTKTIQIAQPAIKAKKYEVRHPAIQKEFYDIEERVVIKPAGTVVVELERPSAKILKEETTLPLGHPHPAVASAYTSNRNTPTFSNIIYSNAGSSSNHPNNQYTPQQNYNNDNMPDHHLSSGSTVQSSPTYDQNSKDVISESKQNKPYNSDNRFPAPTTAALPKPHNREIVVVTDGHGNQRQMTTDQFTYSRDETDQAPSRPAYNHRSSFAYDNGRTSGQSNISPQRSGFQANLDNRNGFTFDAEYINNSGNTNLRNENKPARLQEASARVIEQKQQQQPIIKHEHKIVLSPSQHNIYLSRNQEVPQTKFIEETAQVREIKPHLQKHRPGVMYATANHAPEVKYVQRSEYQPQSRASSQVVQHRNLAQINLSGGPVNRVQYSAPYAQMRLNSDEEHYNNQHEHKDQTHTQKVVAYEKKSEKLVAGDKSIKDEKKTSMENVMEKDAPQAHIEIKIPHSSHDSNKAIVVNSKIRPMMMDDDSDQIHHSKLEISVANKGESQKHYQQQTSKNEVDSSDQKDIDDNKNDSDIDSEHLSNLRTKPDCDQSSKTDEKGNYEVSSDYNNSKQQKFMRIVEGSNSASTQASNEASSSIESEAVKPNSQSQHQNVEENTKSTVGHVSPPGSRVIAATPPLKESTPSESFHKRRIVVNHPFQTVREVVEHEPYTNYHEVQVSEPATPALYHSANYYQPHGSFRQSENGHSTYYH, encoded by the exons aTGAAGTTTATTGTTTCTATAATGCTCCTGATAGCAGCAGGAACCGCTATCGCAAGTACGCATGTGAATGTTTCGTTCAGTCAACATTCAAGTTCTGGCTCCACTGAACTACGAAATGATCATGTTCAACTTAAACCATCCGACTCCTTtgaacaatttaataataacgATCAAAATGGACGCTTTGCTAGAATTCAAGTGGATGATAAAACGGCCAaagttaatataaaaagtaatccaGAAGAAGTCTCAAATGCAAAAGCAAATCACGAATCTACGGCAGACTACCGTTCAGAACATGCACAAAATGAAGGAGCATCTGGATATTTCCGTGCCCAAGAACATAACCAACAAAGAGGGTTTTACATTTCTAATCACGCAAACAGCAATGGTCAGTTTAGAAATGTAAGTCCCCAGGATAAGCAAAATATGGAGTTCGAACGTTACATTCAAAATTATCATAGTGGGCCAACCGTAGAAACG GTATATGAGTCAGGAAAACCAGAAATGCAACATACATTGTCTACATCAGGCGACCATGAAGGTAAACAACGAGTTTCAAAGTTTGAGCGATTGGTTGCTCCATCTACTAAACCCGAGAGTGTTCAATCTGCTTCTGATGACATTAAACCAATAGTTAACCATCAGCCAGTAACATCAAGTCACACTGCATCAGTgtcttcttcatcatcatcaacatcgccTTCATTATCGCCATCTGTTCCGAGTGTAGCAGTGAGTTCTACGAATGGTAACAGTTTTAAAGTAAACCTTAATCAAAAACCATCTCTAGTTGGCAAAGATGGTTTTAATTTCGATCTTAGTTATAATAAACCGAATTACAACGAtcctaattttaaatataatgaagGAAATTCTGACGCCCATTTCTATAATCAATTTCCGCCCACAGTTGAAGAACCTCAAGGCAGTTATGGCCAGTATTATGGCAATATCTATAACAGGCAACAAGTATCAGATGGTTATAATCCAGTTGAACAGAGACCTGTTGTCACAAAAACTATACAAATTGCACAACCCGCAATTAAAGCCAAAAAGTATGAGGTCCGTCATCCCGCTATTCAAAAAGAGTTCTATGATATTGAGGAACGTGTTGTTATTAAGCCTGCAGGCACTGTAGTTGTGGAACTAGAGAGACCGTCTGCTAAAATCCTTAAAGAAGAGACAACTTTACCTCTAGGCCACCCTCATCCAGCTGTGGCCTCAGCATACACGTCCAACCGAAATACTCCAACATTTAGCAACATTATTTATAGCAATGCTGGATCATCATCTAATCATCCAAATAACCAATACACCCCCCAACAGAATTACAACAACGATAACATGCCTGATCACCATTTATCGAGTGGATCTACTGTACAATCTTCTCCCACCTATGATCAAAACTCGAAAGATGTTATTTCagaatcaaaacaaaacaaaccatATAATAGTGATAATCGTTTCCCTGCACCAACAACAGCAGCTCTACCCAAACCACATAATAGAGAAATTGTAGTTGTAACAGATGGGCATGGAAATCAACGTCAAATGACAACTGATCAATTCACTTATTCACGCGATGAAACTGACCAAGCCCCTTCAAGACCGGCTTACAATCACAGAAGTTCATTTGCATATGATAACGGACGCACTAGTGGCCAATCTAATATATCTCCCCAACGATCTGGTTTCCAGGCTAATCTGGATAACAGGAATGGTTTCACTTTTGACGCTGAGTATATTAATAACTCTGGTAATACTAATTTGCGTAATGAAAACAAGCCAGCTCGATTACAAGAGGCATCAGCTAGAGTGATagaacaaaagcaacaacaacaacccatAATAAAACATGAACATAAAATTGTGTTGTCACCTAGTCAACATAATATTTATCTAAGCCGTAATCAAGAGGTCCCCCAAACTAAATTTATTGAAGAAACAGCTCAAGTACGAGAAATAAAACCACATCTGCAAAAACATAGACCTGGTGTAATGTACGCTACGGCTAATCATGCGCCTGAAGTGAAATATGTTCAAAGATCCGAATATCAGCCTCAATCTAGAGCGTCATCCCAAGTTGTACAACATCGTAATTTAGCACAAATTAATCTATCAGGTGGCCCAGTTAATAGAGTACAATACAGTGCTCCATATGCTCAGATGCGACTCAACTCAGATGAAGAACATTATAATAACCAACATGAGCATAAAGATCAAACTCATACTCAAAAAGTTGTTGCTTATGAGAAGAAATCTGAAAAGTTGGTCGCTGGAGATAAATCTATAAAAGATGAAAAGAAAACATCCATGGAAAATGTAATGGAAAAGGATGCTCCTCAGGCACATATCGAAATTAAAATCCCTCATTCATCGCATGATTCAAATAAAGCTATAGTTGTTAATTCTAAAATAAGACCCATGATGATGGACGATGATAGTGACCAAATTCATCATTCTAAATTAGAAATTTCTGTAGCAAATAAAGGAGAATCTCAGAAACATTACCAACAACAAACATCGAAAAACGAAGTCGACTCCAGCGACCAAAAGGACATTGACGACAATAAAAACGATAGTGACATCGATAGTGAACATTTATCTAATTTAAGAACAAAGCCTGACTGTGATCAATCCTCTAAAACAGACGAGAAAGGAAATTACGAAGTTTCTTCCGATTACAATAAttctaaacaacaaaaattcatgCGCATTGTCGAAGGTTCGAATTCTGCTTCCACACAAGCTTCTAACGAAGCTTCATCTTCCATCGAATCTGAAGCTGTTAAGCCAAACAGTCAAAGTCAACATCAAAATGtggaagaaaatacaaaaagcaCTGTTGGACACGTGAGTCCACCTGGTTCCCGTGTCATTGCTGCCACACCACCTCTCAAAGAATCAACTCCCAGCGAAAGTTTTCATAAACGTCGCATTGTTGTAAATCATCCTTTCCAGACCGTTCGCGAAGTTGTTGAGCACGAACCCTACACTAATTATCACGAAGTGCAAGTAAGTGAACCAGCTACGCCTGCGCTCTATCACTCTGCTAATTATTACCAACCCCATGGATCTTTCCGTCAATCTGAAAATGGACATTCTACTTATTACCATTAA
- the LOC111676603 gene encoding probable phospholipid hydroperoxide glutathione peroxidase isoform X1, which produces MFASNLIKSLKNAAIITSGRNNLYHNNKCNMSQMLAKRRSKQLQEPQQQQMLCNSYTTICPKTDLINRTRICLVLLPLTSVSCTAHTSTTNNVKATAINDSDIMSEEAKNAKSIYDFTVKDTHGEDVSLEKYRGNVVLIVNIASQCGLTKNNYKKLTELREKYGDKGLKILNFPCNQFGSQMPESDGELMVCHLRDAKADIGDVFQKIDVNGSNAAPLYQYLKAKQTGTLGSGIKWNFTKFLVNKEGIPVSRYAPTTDPMDIAKDIEKLL; this is translated from the exons ATGTTTGcaagtaatttaataaaaagtctcAAGAATGCAGCTATAATAACTAGTGGCAGAAATAATCTATATCACAATAATAAGTGTAATATGAGCCAAATGCTCGCCAAAAGACGATCAAAACAATTACAAGaaccacaacagcaacaaatgcTATGTAATTCCTATACCACCATATGTCCTAAAACAGATTTAATCAATAGGACACGCATTTGCTTGGTACTCTTACCATTGACGAGCGTTAGTTGCACAGCTCATACTTCAACCACAAACAATGTAAAAGCAACAGCAATTAACGAT TCTGATATCATGTCTGAGGAAGCTAAAAACGCCAAGAGCATTTACGATTTTACCGTCAAGGATACCCATGGCGAGGATGTATCTCTTGAAAAATACAGGGGTAATGTTGTACTTATCGTAAACATTGCTTCTCAATGtggtttaactaaaaataactacaaaaaacTAACTGAATTGCGTGAGAAATATGGTGACAAAGGTTTGAAGATTTTGAATTTCCCTTGTAATCAATTTGGGTCACAAATGCCTGAAAGTGATGGCGAACTTATGGTTTGTCATTTACGTGATGCTAAAGCTGACATTGGAGATGTTTTCCAAAAG aTTGATGTAAACGGTTCGAATGCCGCACCCCTATATCAATATTTAAAGGCCAAACAAACTGGCACTTTGGGCAGCGGCATAAAGTGgaattttaccaaatttttggtAAACAAAGAAGGTATTCCTGTTAGTCGTTATGCTCCTACCACCGATCCCATGGACATTGCTAAAGATATTGAAAAGttgctttaa
- the LOC111676603 gene encoding probable phospholipid hydroperoxide glutathione peroxidase isoform X2, which produces MTTKTLLHFFIGALVTGLGSYYYYYNLKSDIMSEEAKNAKSIYDFTVKDTHGEDVSLEKYRGNVVLIVNIASQCGLTKNNYKKLTELREKYGDKGLKILNFPCNQFGSQMPESDGELMVCHLRDAKADIGDVFQKIDVNGSNAAPLYQYLKAKQTGTLGSGIKWNFTKFLVNKEGIPVSRYAPTTDPMDIAKDIEKLL; this is translated from the exons ATGACCACCAAAAcattattgcatttttttattggaGCACTTGTCACTGGCTTGGGATCTTATTACTACTACTATAATCTGAAA TCTGATATCATGTCTGAGGAAGCTAAAAACGCCAAGAGCATTTACGATTTTACCGTCAAGGATACCCATGGCGAGGATGTATCTCTTGAAAAATACAGGGGTAATGTTGTACTTATCGTAAACATTGCTTCTCAATGtggtttaactaaaaataactacaaaaaacTAACTGAATTGCGTGAGAAATATGGTGACAAAGGTTTGAAGATTTTGAATTTCCCTTGTAATCAATTTGGGTCACAAATGCCTGAAAGTGATGGCGAACTTATGGTTTGTCATTTACGTGATGCTAAAGCTGACATTGGAGATGTTTTCCAAAAG aTTGATGTAAACGGTTCGAATGCCGCACCCCTATATCAATATTTAAAGGCCAAACAAACTGGCACTTTGGGCAGCGGCATAAAGTGgaattttaccaaatttttggtAAACAAAGAAGGTATTCCTGTTAGTCGTTATGCTCCTACCACCGATCCCATGGACATTGCTAAAGATATTGAAAAGttgctttaa
- the LOC111676602 gene encoding striatin-interacting protein 1 homolog, producing the protein MMLSSINNSFEQDTHDTDANCDGPDLDFVYADIDTYQNEIAELYSYTEFSEFQQNVKAFEDQMEMYDLPPNWQKLDSSAQRGIVMKLMDQLEVSNRTFRMQAARCILYLAQGCWAEVQSDEEQHQNTRENVIVLYELGIFSSFIDLLNMEIESACSPDIVAVKITNVTLADSADLRVILSVLYTITETIRNEKDKDSEDYRKIAESFVQDINSPLPDGELLSVKLLGMITRFCSGAAPHFPMKKVVLLLWKISLMGLGGMEVLKNLKNEYRIKAGLEPITEDTLEVTKCMRASSPPATAADYLDNQNLKRNAFRRSLMKQRFLDEQEQMDMEMTPGNESTSNGGNNGSGNGGSNGGNQNGEDDYYRPFEDPSSTTSSSGISTANPNNLPSYSAQPSVQAPQITTCLPWTPKVRQKDIDQFLDISRNKFIGYSLIDDHESLAGLPQPIHEGVETLRRHMYVSLADIQIKKEEDIARNPISTQEDEIQMTPAEVLYQAILPNLPQYMIALLKVLLAASPTSKSKTESINIMADVLPKKMPLTATQSTKLTVDMGRHKEIIVKAVSAIILLYLKHFKLNHIYQFEFMSQHLVFANCIPLVLKFFNQNITEFVSMKNTIPLLDFPSCVIGEQPDLSGESFVYSGDVTDKPYSWRNVFSCINLLRILNKLIKWKHSRVMMLVVFKSAPILKKTLKVRHAMMQLYVLKLLKMQTKYLGRQWRKSNMKTMSAIYSKVRHRLNDDWAFGNDLESRPWDFQAEECTLRACVDRFNLRRYPEATQKCGAGGNNGNSANNSDNSSSGNVASGNVDGNGGGNGGVGYTSGTASNGIASGVGGQLQDYGIEGGFPSDEILTHSDFAFFGHSGWWDRKVELTDYFKANYSLWLEEEVYNNQTDWDAL; encoded by the coding sequence ATGATGCTCTCATCGATAAATAATTCATTTGAGCAGGACACTCATGATACGGATGCGAACTGCGATGGGCCAGATTTGGATTTTGTGTATGCAGACATCGATACTTACCAAAATGAAATTGCCGAACTGTATAGTTATACAGAGTTCAGTGAGTTCCAGCAAAATGTAAAGGCATTCGAGGATCAAATGGAAATGTATGATTTGCCACCTAATTGGCAGAAACTGGATTCAAGTGCCCAAAGGGGTATAGTAATGAAGTTAATGGACCAATTGGAGGTTTCGAATCGAACTTTTCGTATGCAAGCTGCGAGATGCATACTTTATTTGGCCCAAGGATGTTGGGCAGAAGTTCAATCGGATGAAGAACAACATCAGAATACGAGAGAGAATGTGATTGTGCTCTATGAATTAGGAATTTTTTCATCATTCATAGACCTGCTGAATATGGAGATTGAGAGCGCTTGTTCACCCGATATAGTGGCGGTAAAAATTACTAATGTCACCCTTGCCGACTCGGCTGATCTGCGTGTAATATTATCAGTACTTTACACTATCACCGAGACAATTCGTAATGAAAAGGACAAGGATAGCGAAGACTATAGAAAGATAGCTGAATCATTTGTGCAAGATATAAATAGTCCTTTACCAGACGGAGAACTGCTTTCGGTAAAGCTTTTAGGAATGATTACTCGTTTCTGTAGCGGGGCTGCCCCCCATTTTCCAATGAAAAAAGTGGTATTGTTGCTTTGGAAAATATCACTAATGGGTTTAGGTGGCATGGAAGTgctaaaaaatctcaaaaacgAATATCGGATTAAAGCTGGCTTAGAACCGATAACAGAAGATACTCTGGAAGTAACTAAATGTATGCGGGCAAGTTCTCCTCCTGCCACAGCAGCGGATTACTTGGACAATCAAAACCTGAAGCGCAATGCCTTCAGGAGGTCTTTAATGAAACAAAGATTTCTGGATGAACAGGAACAAATGGATATGGAGATGACACCAGGAAATGAAAGTACCTCAAATGGAGGAAACAATGGTTCTGGCAATGGAGGTAGTAATGGAGGCAACCAAAATGGCGAGGATGACTACTATCGGCCCTTTGAAGATCCATCTTCGACCACTTCTTCATCTGGAATTTCAACTGCTAATCCCAATAATTTGCCAAGTTATAGTGCACAACCCTCAGTGCAAGCTCCTCAAATTACTACTTGTTTGCCTTGGACTCCAAAAGTGCGCCAGAAGGATATTGATCAGTTTTTAGATATATCACGCAATAAATTTATTGGCTACTCCCTGATCGACGATCATGAAAGCTTAGCTGGTCTGCCCCAGCCCATACATGAAGGTGTAGAGACACTAAGGCGTCACATGTACGTGAGTCTCGCggatattcaaataaaaaaggagGAAGATATCGCTCGCAATCCTATATCCACTCAAGAGGATGAAATTCAAATGACTCCAGCTGAAGTTCTCTATCAGGCAATACTACCAAACCTGCCGCAATATATGATTGCACTGCTAAAAGTTTTACTGGCTGCTTCGCCAACTTCCAAGTCAAAAACCGAAAGTATCAATATCATGGCAGATGTTTTGCCTAAGAAAATGCCACTCACAGCCACGCAATCTACCAAACTGACTGTTGACATGGGTCGTCACAAGGAAATTATAGTGAAAGCTGTTTCAGCCATTATATTGCTGTATCTGAAGCATTTTAAATTGAATCACATCTACCAATTCGAATTCATGTCTCAACATTTAGTTTTCGCCAACTGTATTCCGTTGGTTTTGAAATTCTTTAATCAAAATATCACTGAATTTGTCAGCATGAAAAACACAATTCCCTTATTAGATTTCCCATCGTGTGTGATTGGAGAACAACCAGACTTGTCGGGAGAAAGTTTCGTTTATAGTGGTGACGTCACGGACAAACCATATTCATGGAGAAATGTTTTCTCTTGCATCAATCTGTTGCGTATTCTTAATAAACTTATCAAGTGGAAACATTCGCGTGTCATGATGCTGGTTGTCTTTAAATCTGCACCCATTCTCAAAAAAACCCTGAAGGTTCGACACGCTATGATGCAGCTGtatgttttaaaactattaaaaatgcaaacaaaatatcTGGGAAGACAATGGCGTAAATCGAACATGAAGACAATGAGTGCTATTTACTCGAAAGTACGTCATCGCCTCAACGATGACTGGGCATTTGGCAATGATTTGGAATCACGTCCATGGGACTTTCAAGCCGAAGAATGCACTTTGCGCGCATGTGTAGATCGATTCAATCTAAGAAGATATCCTGAAGCTACCCAAAAATGTGGAGCAGGTGGCAATAATGGAAACTCTGCCAATAACTCAGATAACTCTTCCTCTGGCAATGTTGCAAGTGGAAACGTTGATGGTAACGGTGGTGGCAATGGAGGCGTTGGTTACACATCAGGGACAGCAAGCAATGGTATAGCTTCTGGAGTCGGTGGACAGTTGCAGGATTATGGCATTGAGGGTGGTTTTCCAAGTGATGAAATTCTAACACATTCAGACTTTGCATTCTTCGGCCATTCTGGATGGTGGGATCGTAAAGTTGAATTAACCGACTATTTCAAGGCAAATTATTCGCTTTGGTTGGAAGAGGAAGTCTACAACAATCAAACCGATTGGGATGCTCTCTAA
- the LOC111676589 gene encoding nicotinamide riboside kinase 1 produces MPQWLVIGISGVTCGGKTTLAHKLRDYFMNQRNIQLWNTPYTISDVQLISQDDYFLPVDDLRHKWVEPLNAINFELITSLDMKQMISDITWTMKGRYLASDPLENVDFSNEMAPYSGTFEHFTGSQNQHYGNPYVGAHLSTHLSNMPHLSAKPQHNKHHLQQHQQQHQPQQHYHNHHHHQHQHHHNSMSNQSHQHAAHIMRVNSQMVAQLRDNKVNILIIEGFMIFNQPELLTLCNIKFHFHLPYEKCFERRRKRTYDPPDVTGYFEMCVWPHYEKNFMDFRDRKDITFLNGEISKEKIFKFVLQRIVQYFEERCDVACPPPHKLLGIPSCSNGNITTSPKLQTCPMEQQ; encoded by the coding sequence ATGCCTCAGTGGCTGGTCATTGGTATTTCGGGTGTCACCTGTGGTGGCAAAACTACATTGGCACACAAGTTACGCGATTATTTTATGAACCAGCGTAACATTCAATTGTGGAATACGCCATATACTATCAGTGATGTTCAGTTGATATCTCAAGACGATTATTTTCTTCCCGTTGATGATTTGCGACACAAATGGGTCGAACCACTGAATGCTATAAATTTTGAACTCATTACATCGTTGGATATGAAGCAAATGATTTCTGATATTACGTGGACAATGAAGGGTCGTTATTTGGCCAGTGATCCCCTTGAAAATGTTGATTTCTCCAACGAAATGGCCCCATACAGTGGTACATTTGAACACTTTACAGGTTCGCAAAATCAACATTATGGAAACCCATACGTTGGAGCGCACCTTTCCACACACCTCAGCAATATGCCACATTTGTCAGCTAAACCCCAACATAATAAACATCATCTACAACAACACCAGCAGCAACATCAACCGCAACAGCATTACCACAACCACCACCATCATCAGCATCAACACCATCACAACAGCATGAGTAACCAGAGTCATCAGCACGCAGCCCATATTATGCGTGTCAATTCGCAAATGGTTGCGCAATTACGCGACAACAAAGTCAACATTCTAATTATTGAGggatttatgatttttaatcaACCCGAGTTACTCACTCTGTGCAACATTAAATTTCACTTCCATCTGCCGTATGAGAAATGTTTCGAGCGTCGACGCAAGCGTACCTATGATCCTCCAGATGTTACTGGCTATTTTGAGATGTGCGTATGGCCGCACTATGAAAAGAACTTTATGGATTTTCGCGATCGTAAAGATATCACATTTTTGAATGGAGAAATAAGCaaagaaaagatttttaaatttgttctacAGCGTATTGTCCAATATTTTGAAGAACGTTGCGATGTGGCCTGTCCACCGCCCCACAAACTTTTAGGAATTCCAAGTTGCAGCAATGGCAACATTACTACCAGTCCAAAGTTGCAAACATGTCCAATGGAACAACAATAA
- the LOC111676590 gene encoding dolichol-phosphate mannose synthase subunit 2 → MASNAKVGEIVLIVAVSIFLYYFFWVSILPFMLIDEGNLIHSFFPPLEYAFILPAVFGVIFLGGIVVFTLYHIWDFIKTKNAN, encoded by the exons ATGGCTTCTAATGCTAAAGTTGGAGAGATTGTCCTTATAGTCGCTGTGTCCATTttcttgtattattttttctggGTGTCAATTTTGCCCTTCATGCTAATAGACGAAG GCAACTTGATACATTCGTTCTTTCCTCCATTGGAGTACGCTTTTATATTGCCTGCCGTATTTGGTGTAATATTTCTGGGTGGAATTGTCGTCTTTACCCTCTATCATATATGGGATTTTATTAAGACGAAAAACGCAAATTGA